A genomic window from Planctomycetota bacterium includes:
- a CDS encoding amidophosphoribosyltransferase, whose translation MDGEKKEKCGVFGVWGPADSAHLAYFALFAQQHRGQESAGIVVTDGQNLSGHTGMGLVSEVFNSRILADLSGHAAIGHNRYSTTGSSRLANCQPLLQEFSAGQVAIGHNGNLINAGLLRQRFEKQGHIFHTTTDTEVIFHLLAAPNHADKADPLFHALQHLQGAYSLVILHNDRLEAARDPWGFRPLVLGQTAEGHPCVASESVALDAIGAKTIREIEPGEIVTLSDAGVTSRHFAQNTQPAHCIFEHVYFANPSSKIFGDTVQIVRERLGEQMALEAPVDADFVMPMPDSGRSAAMGYARQAKLPMREGIVPNRYVGRTFIQPTQAQRNQAVQLKLNVVEEVVKGQRIIVVDDSIVRGTTTRGKMAQLRRAGAKEIHFRISCPPIRHGCYFGIDFPDPSQLIANNRTVAEIAAYLGVDSLHFLSLEGMLKCVSHPSDNYCTACFSGRYPLDVASPIGKLDLERHQQKLFT comes from the coding sequence ATGGACGGTGAAAAAAAAGAAAAGTGTGGCGTTTTTGGTGTCTGGGGGCCCGCCGATAGCGCCCATCTGGCCTATTTTGCCCTCTTCGCACAGCAGCACCGCGGGCAGGAATCCGCCGGCATCGTCGTCACCGATGGGCAGAACCTCTCCGGCCACACCGGCATGGGGCTCGTCTCCGAAGTCTTCAACAGCCGCATCCTCGCCGACCTCTCCGGCCACGCCGCCATCGGGCACAACCGCTACTCCACCACCGGCTCCAGCCGCCTCGCCAACTGCCAACCCCTCCTTCAGGAATTCTCCGCCGGACAGGTCGCCATCGGCCACAACGGCAACCTCATCAACGCCGGGCTCCTCCGCCAGCGCTTCGAAAAACAGGGCCACATCTTTCACACCACCACCGACACGGAAGTGATCTTCCACCTCCTCGCCGCCCCCAATCATGCCGACAAAGCCGACCCGCTTTTTCATGCCCTTCAGCATCTTCAGGGCGCCTACAGTCTCGTCATTCTCCACAACGATCGACTCGAAGCCGCCCGCGACCCCTGGGGCTTCCGACCGCTCGTCCTCGGACAGACCGCAGAGGGCCACCCCTGCGTCGCCAGCGAATCCGTCGCGCTCGACGCCATCGGCGCTAAGACCATCCGCGAAATCGAGCCCGGCGAGATCGTGACCCTCTCCGACGCCGGCGTGACCAGCCGACACTTCGCCCAAAATACCCAGCCCGCGCACTGCATCTTCGAACACGTCTACTTCGCCAACCCCTCCAGCAAAATCTTCGGCGACACCGTCCAGATCGTCCGCGAACGCCTCGGCGAACAGATGGCGCTCGAAGCCCCCGTCGATGCCGATTTCGTCATGCCCATGCCCGACTCCGGCCGCTCCGCCGCCATGGGGTACGCCCGGCAAGCCAAACTCCCCATGCGCGAAGGCATCGTCCCCAACCGCTACGTCGGACGCACCTTCATTCAACCCACCCAGGCCCAGCGCAATCAGGCCGTCCAACTCAAGCTCAACGTCGTCGAGGAAGTCGTCAAGGGCCAGCGCATCATCGTCGTCGACGACTCCATCGTCCGCGGCACCACCACCCGCGGCAAAATGGCTCAACTCCGCCGCGCCGGAGCCAAGGAAATCCACTTCCGAATCTCCTGCCCGCCCATCCGCCACGGCTGCTACTTCGGCATCGACTTCCCCGACCCCTCCCAGCTCATCGCCAACAACCGCACCGTCGCCGAAATCGCCGCCTACCTCGGCGTCGACAGTCTGCACTTCCTCTCCCTCGAAGGCATGCTCAAGTGCGTCTCCCATCCGTCGGACAACTACTGCACCGCCTGTTTCTCCGGCCGATACCCCCTCGACGTCGCCTCCCCCATCGGTAAACTCGACCTCGAACGCCACCAGCAAAAACTCTTCACCTGA
- a CDS encoding DNA primase, which translates to MSRAPGDASVNRDDSKRRVLESTDIVGLISEHVVLKPRGREFVGLCPFHDDKNPSMNVVPHKQMYHCFSCGAGGDAYSFVMAYHKMTFPEAMQFLADRAHIELPKHGKREGGDEPTMSQRIAQANKLAVDYFRRMLAEPKTGAIARKYLGERRINDAMIEAFAIGVAPDAWDALANLVEKNRWDRKAFEQAGLIAVRKSGDGYMDKMRHRLIFPIMDAIGRPIAFGGRVLPDGTREDKSDAKYLNSPETPLFNKSATLFGLNLAHKAISDSRTAVIVEGYTDVIAAHQAGVKNVVATLGTALTADHAKVLRRYGDRVVLVFDADEAGQKAADRALQVFFNEPIDVVIAVLPDGLDPADLFAEAEGVSRWHQAIDEAADAMTFQFRRVRANFNAADSLAGKQRITEDYLRTLVQLGLAKIDAARRGLVLARVADMLLLDAASVDKMIRQIAGARPAPIAAEMEAADAADLRRPTAAEQAQQLIVGCLLNEPALFHALMPDGRAFCETIGHADFSAGPIHDLYADLYEWLTEHDTLAPSDLRTLLKEENRIQHALQWQMHVARLTQTGATRVDELLAANAKALIDQRSNDEYQHQKMLLRETQAQQEDRDLEAQTQRLELAIAHAKANPSARRFPRVVR; encoded by the coding sequence CTGTCGCGTGCGCCTGGAGACGCAAGTGTGAACAGGGACGATTCAAAACGCCGCGTGCTCGAATCGACCGACATCGTCGGCCTGATTTCCGAACATGTGGTTCTCAAGCCCCGCGGACGCGAGTTCGTCGGGCTTTGCCCGTTCCACGATGACAAAAATCCGTCCATGAACGTCGTGCCGCACAAGCAGATGTACCATTGCTTTTCCTGCGGCGCCGGCGGCGATGCGTACAGCTTCGTCATGGCGTACCACAAAATGACCTTCCCCGAGGCGATGCAGTTCCTCGCCGACCGGGCGCACATCGAACTTCCCAAGCACGGCAAGCGCGAAGGCGGCGACGAACCGACGATGTCGCAGCGCATTGCCCAAGCCAACAAACTCGCCGTCGATTACTTCCGCCGCATGCTCGCCGAGCCCAAGACCGGCGCGATCGCCCGCAAGTACCTCGGCGAACGGCGCATCAACGATGCGATGATCGAAGCGTTCGCGATCGGCGTCGCGCCCGATGCATGGGACGCGCTGGCGAATCTCGTCGAGAAAAATCGCTGGGACCGCAAGGCGTTCGAGCAGGCCGGGCTCATCGCGGTCCGCAAGTCCGGCGACGGATACATGGACAAGATGCGTCATCGCCTGATCTTCCCGATCATGGACGCCATCGGCCGCCCGATCGCCTTCGGCGGCCGCGTCCTGCCCGACGGCACGCGCGAGGACAAGTCCGACGCCAAGTATCTCAACAGCCCCGAAACCCCCCTCTTCAATAAGTCCGCCACGCTGTTCGGCCTGAACCTGGCGCATAAAGCCATCAGCGACTCGCGCACCGCCGTCATTGTCGAGGGCTACACCGATGTCATCGCCGCGCATCAGGCCGGCGTGAAGAACGTCGTCGCCACGCTCGGCACCGCGTTGACGGCTGATCATGCGAAGGTGCTGCGTCGCTACGGTGATCGCGTGGTGCTCGTGTTCGACGCCGACGAAGCGGGACAGAAGGCGGCGGACCGGGCGCTGCAGGTGTTCTTCAACGAGCCCATCGACGTCGTCATCGCCGTGTTGCCCGACGGGCTTGACCCGGCGGATCTGTTCGCGGAGGCGGAGGGCGTTTCGCGCTGGCATCAGGCGATCGACGAAGCCGCCGATGCGATGACGTTCCAGTTCCGCCGCGTGCGGGCGAACTTCAACGCCGCCGACTCGCTGGCCGGCAAACAGCGCATCACCGAAGACTACCTCCGCACGCTCGTGCAGTTGGGTCTTGCGAAGATCGACGCCGCCCGTCGCGGGCTGGTGCTGGCGCGTGTGGCCGACATGCTGCTTCTGGATGCGGCAAGCGTGGACAAAATGATTCGTCAGATCGCCGGTGCGCGTCCGGCGCCGATCGCGGCGGAGATGGAAGCCGCCGACGCCGCCGATCTTCGCCGCCCCACCGCCGCCGAGCAGGCCCAGCAGCTTATCGTCGGCTGCCTGCTCAATGAGCCGGCCCTGTTTCACGCCCTCATGCCCGACGGCCGCGCCTTCTGCGAGACCATCGGGCATGCGGACTTTTCGGCGGGGCCGATCCATGACCTTTACGCCGACCTCTACGAGTGGCTCACCGAACATGACACGCTCGCGCCTTCGGACCTCCGCACTTTGCTCAAAGAGGAAAACAGGATTCAACACGCCCTACAATGGCAGATGCACGTGGCCCGCCTCACCCAAACGGGGGCCACGCGCGTCGATGAGTTGCTCGCCGCCAACGCCAAAGCGCTCATCGATCAGCGCAGCAATGACGAATACCAGCATCAGAAGATGCTGCTTAGAGAGACGCAGGCCCAACAGGAAGATCGCGACCTGGAAGCCCAGACACAGCGGCTGGAACTGGCTATCGCTCACGCCAAGGCCAATCCCTCCGCGCGTCGCTTCCCCCGCGTGGTTCGATGA
- the rpoD gene encoding RNA polymerase sigma factor RpoD, producing MADIHPAVAELEERSKKRGFVTYDEINETLPDEWVEPDKLDELLVRFRSLGVRMVDSRTLKNGDGAVKFAEDAKPARAAKAPAVKMPVEDEVDADGEAPVARAEMEDPSSRRIDDPVRMYLTQMGEISLLTRSEEIRLAKKIETCRMIFRRKVLENDYSIQHTFDTLELVHSGELPFDRTMKIATNEDGAKEKISARIPNNLKTVRRLLELNREDWQQLEANPRMAKAAREELKLQIHRRRRKMATLIEELSLRTSRIQPMLHKLKSICRKMRQLERDLKRAEQAPNRFDPEDIMVMREELNGLRSLVLCEPDELSANVEDILVVFNEYEQAKRDLSGGNLRLVVSIAKKYRNRGLSFLDIIQEGNTGLMRAVDKYEYKRGYKFSTYATWWIRQAITRAIADHARTIRIPVHMIETMSRLRNITKQLVQELGREPTVEEVAKIAKMSTTETRRVLKISRHPISLDRPVGESEDSYFGDFIEDESAEAPTDTASHQMLRERIEAVLKTLTYREREIIKLRYGIGDGYTYTLEEVGRIFKVTRERVRQVEAKALRKLQHPVRSRKLVGFLDGSGPEEI from the coding sequence ATCGCTGACATTCACCCGGCCGTGGCGGAACTGGAAGAACGCTCGAAAAAGCGTGGGTTCGTCACGTATGACGAGATCAACGAGACGCTGCCCGACGAGTGGGTCGAGCCGGACAAGCTTGACGAGCTGCTCGTGCGGTTCCGCTCGCTGGGGGTGCGGATGGTCGATTCGCGGACACTCAAGAACGGGGACGGCGCCGTCAAGTTCGCCGAGGACGCCAAGCCGGCCCGCGCCGCCAAGGCACCGGCGGTGAAGATGCCCGTCGAGGACGAAGTCGACGCCGACGGCGAAGCGCCGGTCGCGCGTGCGGAGATGGAAGACCCGTCCAGCCGCCGCATCGACGACCCGGTCCGCATGTACCTGACGCAGATGGGCGAGATCAGTCTGCTGACCCGCTCCGAGGAAATCCGCCTCGCCAAGAAGATCGAGACCTGCCGCATGATCTTCCGCCGCAAGGTCCTCGAGAACGACTACTCCATCCAGCACACCTTCGACACCCTCGAGCTCGTGCACTCCGGCGAACTGCCGTTCGACCGCACGATGAAGATCGCCACCAACGAGGACGGCGCGAAGGAGAAGATCTCCGCCCGCATTCCCAACAACCTCAAGACGGTCCGCCGGCTCCTCGAACTCAACCGCGAGGACTGGCAGCAGCTCGAAGCCAATCCGCGCATGGCCAAAGCCGCCCGCGAGGAACTGAAGCTTCAGATTCACCGCCGCCGCCGCAAGATGGCGACGCTCATCGAAGAGCTTTCGCTCCGCACGAGCCGCATTCAGCCGATGCTTCACAAGCTCAAGAGCATCTGCCGCAAGATGCGCCAGCTCGAGCGCGACCTGAAGCGCGCGGAGCAGGCGCCCAATCGCTTCGATCCCGAAGACATCATGGTGATGCGTGAGGAACTCAACGGCCTCCGCTCCCTCGTGCTCTGCGAGCCCGACGAACTTTCCGCCAACGTCGAGGACATCCTCGTCGTGTTCAACGAATACGAGCAGGCCAAGCGCGATCTGTCCGGCGGTAACCTCCGCCTCGTCGTCTCCATCGCCAAAAAGTACCGCAACCGCGGCCTGTCCTTCCTGGACATCATCCAGGAAGGCAACACCGGCCTGATGCGCGCCGTCGACAAGTACGAATACAAGCGCGGCTACAAGTTCTCGACCTACGCCACCTGGTGGATCCGTCAGGCCATCACCCGCGCGATCGCCGACCACGCCCGCACCATCCGCATCCCGGTCCACATGATCGAGACGATGAGCCGGCTGCGGAACATCACCAAGCAGCTCGTGCAGGAACTGGGCCGCGAACCGACCGTCGAAGAGGTCGCCAAAATCGCCAAAATGAGCACCACGGAGACCCGCCGGGTGCTGAAGATTTCGCGCCATCCGATCAGTCTTGACCGCCCCGTCGGCGAGTCGGAAGACTCGTATTTCGGAGACTTTATAGAAGACGAGTCCGCCGAGGCCCCCACCGACACCGCCAGCCATCAGATGCTCCGCGAGCGCATCGAGGCCGTCCTTAAAACCCTGACCTACCGGGAACGCGAAATTATCAAGTTGCGTTACGGCATTGGCGATGGATATACTTATACGCTTGAAGAAGTGGGTCGCATCTTCAAGGTGACCCGCGAACGCGTGCGGCAGGTCGAAGCCAAAGCGCTCCGAAAACTGCAGCACCCCGTCCGGTCCCGCAAGCTCGTCGGCTTCCTCGACGGCAGCGGCCCGGAGGAAATCTGA
- a CDS encoding DUF1501 domain-containing protein → MNPHMENVKAMTRRHLLGRAGLGLGGIALGSMLGAERASGATAMKPHKNPMAPRPPFYAPKAKSVIYLHMAGAPSQVDLLDYKPALVKFDGKPCPDEYIKGKRFAFIKGVPSMLAPQFKFAQHGQSGQWISELLPQFASVVDETCVIRSMHTDQFNHAPAQLYVQTGNPRLGYPSMGSWVTYGLGSENENLPGFVVLLSGGKTPSGGKSLWGSGFLPSVYQGVQCRTTGEPVLYLSNPKGMDATLRRQTLDTIRRINEQQLELAGDPETLTRIAQYELAYRMQTAVPEVMDISREPAHILEMYGAKPGYVSEADTTTADPRTVHSEHDATFANNCLLARRLVENGVRFVQLYDWGWDHHANSARESIDGMLPIKAAQIDRAVAGLLRDLKQRGLLETTLVVWGAEFGRTPMMQNNTANNAARKPGFIGRDHHPYGYTVWLAGGGIKGGLAHGQTDDIGYYPATDAVEIHDLQATILHLLGLDPFQFHFPFQGLNNRLIGPSDKPEVVNAILA, encoded by the coding sequence ATGAATCCGCACATGGAGAACGTCAAGGCGATGACGCGCCGCCACCTGTTGGGCCGGGCGGGCCTGGGGCTGGGCGGGATCGCGCTGGGGTCGATGCTCGGCGCGGAGCGCGCCAGCGGCGCGACGGCGATGAAGCCGCACAAGAACCCGATGGCGCCGCGCCCGCCGTTTTATGCGCCCAAGGCCAAGTCGGTGATCTATCTGCACATGGCGGGGGCGCCGTCGCAGGTGGATCTGCTCGATTACAAGCCGGCGCTGGTGAAATTCGACGGCAAACCGTGCCCGGACGAGTACATCAAGGGCAAGCGGTTCGCATTCATCAAGGGCGTGCCGAGCATGCTCGCGCCGCAGTTCAAATTCGCGCAGCACGGGCAGAGCGGGCAATGGATCAGCGAACTGTTGCCGCAGTTCGCATCGGTCGTGGACGAAACCTGCGTCATCCGTTCGATGCACACGGATCAGTTCAACCACGCCCCGGCGCAGCTTTATGTGCAGACCGGCAATCCGCGGCTCGGCTATCCGTCGATGGGGTCGTGGGTCACGTACGGGCTCGGCTCGGAGAACGAAAATCTGCCGGGTTTCGTCGTGCTGCTTTCCGGCGGCAAGACGCCCAGCGGGGGCAAGTCGCTGTGGGGCTCGGGCTTTTTACCCAGCGTGTATCAAGGCGTGCAATGCCGCACGACGGGCGAGCCGGTGCTGTATCTGTCGAATCCGAAGGGTATGGACGCAACGCTTCGCCGTCAGACGCTCGACACGATCCGCCGCATCAACGAGCAACAGCTTGAGCTGGCCGGCGACCCGGAGACGCTCACGCGGATCGCGCAGTACGAGTTGGCGTACCGCATGCAGACGGCCGTGCCGGAGGTGATGGACATTTCGCGCGAGCCGGCGCATATTTTGGAGATGTACGGCGCGAAGCCCGGCTACGTCTCGGAAGCGGATACGACCACCGCCGACCCGCGCACCGTGCACTCCGAGCACGACGCCACGTTCGCCAACAACTGCCTGCTCGCCCGCCGGCTTGTCGAGAACGGCGTGCGCTTCGTGCAGCTTTACGATTGGGGCTGGGACCATCACGCCAACAGCGCCCGCGAATCGATCGACGGCATGCTGCCGATCAAGGCCGCGCAGATCGACCGCGCCGTCGCCGGCCTGCTGCGCGATCTGAAACAGCGCGGGCTATTAGAAACGACGCTCGTCGTCTGGGGCGCCGAGTTCGGACGCACGCCCATGATGCAGAACAACACCGCCAATAACGCCGCACGCAAACCCGGATTCATCGGCCGCGATCATCATCCCTACGGCTACACCGTCTGGCTCGCCGGCGGCGGCATCAAGGGCGGACTCGCGCATGGCCAGACCGATGACATCGGCTACTACCCCGCGACCGACGCCGTCGAGATTCATGACTTGCAGGCCACCATCCTGCACTTGCTCGGCCTCGACCCGTTCCAGTTCCATTTCCCCTTCCAGGGTCTGAACAATCGCCTGATCGGCCCCAGCGACAAACCCGAAGTCGTCAACGCCATCCTCGCGTGA
- a CDS encoding DUF1549 domain-containing protein — MFATHAFAADALKHWSFIAPQRLDPPVVKHTDWPRNAIDRFVLAKLEAAGLSPEPEADRTTLIRRVSLDLIGLPPTPAEVDAFVSDRSPEAYEKVVDRLLASPRYGEHWASMWLDLARYADSKGYEKDNHRDIWRYRDWVIEAYNVDMPYDEFTLEQVAGDLVPGATTDQLIATAFNRNTMTNDEGGTDDEEFRVAAVKDRVDTTVQVWMGLTMGCAKCHSHKYDPITQTEYYGFYAFFNQTEDSDKPDDRPRIPTPSIEQTQRLAALTAQIAAIQKERDTITPDFVAARTAWEKQIAGPAKWLTLAPMQAVSAGGAKLTVQDDGSILAAGTLPDTDTYTITASLPGSKLTAVRIETLTDPSLPRGGPGRSAADPNFVINELTLVLREGGADKPIKLAKGRADFEQDNWPIGGAIDGVDKTGWAVSPQKGQPHAAMFELAQPIDVTAGATLTFTIRQLYGHGLVLGHVRLSASSADVKTLAPSLGVDVAQLAAIDMDKRTTEQQAMLDDAFRAVYPATKTLTERLTALQKEADEAGKAATTMPIMRELPDNQQRKTFIQVRGNFLDHGDEVHATIPAAFGPLPKGAPANRLGVAQWFVDPANPLTARVAVNRLWARLFGMGIVETEEDFGTQGTPPSDQPLLDFMAIEFRDTLGWSRKRMLKEMVMSAAYRQSSKLTPAKLEADPRNVLISRGPRFRLTAEQVRDQALAASGLLSAKMYGPPVMPPQPPGVWKAIYSGAQWQTPDNEDRYRRALYTYWRRTSPYPSMLNFDAGSREVCQMRRIRTNTPLAALVTLNDEVYLEAAGALARKMIAEGGPEVGSRLSIGYRRLLARAPRAEELAALRELIDQVTRHFADDPSVAAALIESAHTAAQNGESPIELATWTTAANVIMNLDETVIKP, encoded by the coding sequence ATGTTCGCCACACATGCGTTCGCCGCCGATGCTCTGAAGCATTGGTCGTTCATCGCGCCGCAGCGCCTCGACCCGCCGGTGGTCAAGCACACCGACTGGCCGCGCAATGCCATCGACCGTTTCGTCCTCGCCAAGCTCGAAGCAGCGGGGCTCTCGCCGGAGCCCGAAGCCGATCGCACCACGCTGATTCGCCGCGTGTCGCTCGACCTGATCGGTCTGCCGCCGACGCCCGCCGAAGTCGACGCGTTCGTCAGCGATCGATCGCCCGAGGCGTATGAGAAGGTCGTCGATCGTCTGCTCGCTTCGCCGCGCTACGGGGAGCATTGGGCGTCGATGTGGCTCGACCTGGCGCGCTACGCCGACTCGAAGGGCTATGAAAAAGATAATCACCGCGATATCTGGCGCTATCGCGACTGGGTCATTGAAGCGTACAACGTGGACATGCCTTATGACGAGTTCACCCTCGAACAGGTCGCCGGCGACCTGGTTCCGGGGGCGACGACCGATCAGCTCATCGCCACCGCTTTCAATCGCAACACGATGACCAACGACGAAGGCGGGACCGACGACGAGGAGTTCCGCGTCGCGGCGGTCAAGGATCGCGTCGATACGACCGTGCAGGTCTGGATGGGTCTGACGATGGGCTGCGCCAAGTGTCACTCGCACAAGTACGATCCGATCACGCAGACGGAATACTACGGATTTTACGCCTTTTTCAACCAGACGGAGGACTCGGACAAGCCGGATGATCGCCCGCGCATTCCCACGCCGAGCATCGAGCAGACGCAGCGACTCGCCGCGCTCACAGCGCAGATCGCGGCGATTCAAAAGGAGCGTGACACGATCACGCCGGATTTCGTCGCAGCGCGCACCGCATGGGAGAAACAGATCGCCGGGCCGGCGAAGTGGCTGACGCTCGCGCCGATGCAGGCGGTCAGCGCCGGAGGGGCGAAGCTTACCGTGCAGGACGATGGCTCCATCCTCGCCGCCGGCACACTCCCCGACACCGACACGTACACAATCACCGCATCGTTGCCCGGCTCGAAGCTCACGGCCGTACGCATCGAAACATTGACCGATCCTTCGCTGCCGCGCGGCGGGCCGGGGAGATCGGCGGCCGACCCGAATTTCGTCATCAATGAGCTGACCCTCGTGCTCCGCGAAGGCGGTGCCGACAAGCCGATCAAACTCGCCAAGGGGCGCGCCGACTTCGAGCAGGATAACTGGCCGATCGGCGGCGCGATCGATGGCGTCGACAAGACGGGCTGGGCCGTTTCACCACAGAAAGGCCAGCCCCATGCCGCGATGTTCGAACTGGCGCAGCCGATCGACGTCACCGCCGGCGCGACGCTGACGTTCACGATTCGCCAGCTCTACGGGCACGGTCTGGTGCTCGGACACGTGCGGCTGTCCGCCAGCAGCGCGGACGTCAAAACACTCGCGCCGTCGCTCGGCGTGGATGTCGCACAACTCGCCGCCATCGATATGGACAAGCGCACGACCGAGCAGCAGGCGATGCTCGATGACGCCTTCCGCGCGGTCTACCCGGCGACGAAGACGCTCACCGAACGCCTCACGGCGCTTCAGAAGGAAGCGGACGAGGCGGGCAAGGCCGCGACGACCATGCCGATCATGCGCGAACTGCCGGACAATCAGCAGCGCAAGACCTTCATCCAGGTGCGCGGCAACTTCCTCGATCACGGCGATGAAGTGCACGCGACCATCCCCGCCGCGTTCGGCCCGCTGCCGAAAGGCGCCCCGGCGAATCGACTGGGCGTCGCGCAGTGGTTCGTCGATCCGGCCAACCCGCTGACGGCGCGCGTGGCGGTCAATCGGCTCTGGGCGCGGCTGTTCGGCATGGGCATTGTCGAAACCGAAGAAGACTTCGGCACGCAGGGCACGCCGCCGAGCGATCAACCGCTGCTGGACTTCATGGCGATCGAGTTCCGCGACACGCTCGGCTGGTCGCGCAAGAGGATGCTCAAAGAGATGGTCATGTCCGCGGCGTACCGACAGAGTTCGAAGCTCACGCCCGCCAAGCTCGAAGCCGACCCTCGGAATGTGCTCATCAGCCGCGGGCCGCGCTTTCGTCTGACGGCCGAGCAGGTGCGCGATCAGGCGCTGGCGGCGTCGGGTTTGTTGTCGGCGAAGATGTACGGTCCGCCGGTGATGCCGCCGCAGCCGCCGGGCGTTTGGAAGGCGATTTACAGCGGCGCTCAATGGCAGACGCCCGACAACGAGGACCGCTATCGGCGGGCGCTGTACACGTACTGGCGTCGCACAAGCCCGTATCCGTCGATGTTGAATTTCGACGCGGGGAGCCGGGAGGTTTGTCAGATGCGTCGCATCCGCACGAACACCCCGCTGGCCGCGCTGGTCACGCTCAACGACGAGGTGTACCTGGAAGCGGCGGGGGCGCTGGCGCGGAAGATGATCGCCGAGGGCGGGCCGGAGGTCGGGTCGCGCCTTTCGATCGGGTATCGCCGCCTGCTGGCGCGAGCGCCGCGTGCGGAGGAGCTCGCCGCGTTGCGTGAGCTGATCGATCAGGTGACGCGGCACTTCGCCGACGACCCCAGCGTCGCCGCGGCGCTGATCGAATCGGCGCACACGGCCGCGCAGAACGGCGAGTCGCCCATCGAGCTTGCGACGTGGACGACCGCCGCGAATGTGATCATGAACCTCGACGAAACCGTCATCAAGCCCTGA